GCACGAGCACGTGCACAAGGGCATGACCTCGCGTGACCTGACGGAGAACGTCGAGCAGCTGCAGATCCGCGACAGCCTGCTGCTGGTGCGCGATCGGGCGGTGGCGTTGCTGGCGCGGCTGGCGTCGCTGGCCGAGGAGCACGAGGCGACGGTGCTGGCAGGCCGTTCGCACAATGTGGCCGCGCAGGCCACGACGCTGGGCAAGCGGTTCGCCGGCGCCGCCGATGAGCTGCTGGTGGCCTTCGCGCGGCTGGAGGAGCTGATCGGCCGGTATCCGCTGCGGGGCATCAAGGGGCCGGTCGGCACCGCGCAGGACATGCTCGACCTGCTGGGCGGCGACCGGGAGAAGCTTGCGGCGCTGGAGGAGCAGGTGGCCGCGCACCTGGGCTTCGAGCGGCGTTTCACCAGTGTCGGGCAGGTGTATCCGCGATCGCTGGACTTCGAGGTCGTCACGGCTTTGGTGCAGCTGGCGGCGGCGCCGAGCTCGCTGGCCAAGACGATCAGGCTGATGGCCGGGCACGAGCTGGTGACCGAGGGGTTCAAGGAGGGTCAGGTCGGCTCGTCGGCGATGCCGCACAAGATGAACACCCGCTCGTGCGAGCGGGTCAACGGGCTGACGGTGATCCTGCGCGGGTACGCCTCGATGGCGGGCGAGCTGGCGGGCGACCAGTGGAACGAGGGCGACGTGTCGTGCTCGGTGGTGCGCAGGGTGGCGCTGCCTGACGCGTTCTTCGCCTTCGACGGGCTGGTGGAGACGATGCTGACGGTGCTGGCCGAGTTCGGCGCCTTCCCCGCGGTCATCTCCGCCGAGCTGGACCGTTACCTGCCGTTCCTGGGCACGACCAAGATGCTGATGGCGGCGGTGCGGGCGGGGATGGGCCGCGAGCAGGCGCACGAGCTGATCAAGGAGCACGCGGTGGCGTCGGCGCTGGCGATGCGTTCGGAGGGTGCGCCCAACAGGCTGCTGGAGCGGCTGGGCGGCGACGAGCGTTTCCCGCTGGACCGGGCGCAGCTGGAGGCGTTGCTGGCCGACCGGGTCTCGTTCACGGGGGCGGCGGCCGATCAGGTGGAGGCGGTCTCGCAGCGGGTGGGTGAGATCGTGGCGCGCTACCCGCGGGCGGCCGGCTACGCTCCCGGCGCCATCCTCTGATTCGCGAGCCGACCTCGCCGCAGC
This window of the Nonomuraea africana genome carries:
- the purB gene encoding adenylosuccinate lyase, which encodes MTSKPLIPNVLAARYASGELARLWSPEYKVVAERRLWLAVLRAQAQLGVAVPQQAIDDYEKVVEQVDLASIAERERISRHDVKARIEEFNALAGHEHVHKGMTSRDLTENVEQLQIRDSLLLVRDRAVALLARLASLAEEHEATVLAGRSHNVAAQATTLGKRFAGAADELLVAFARLEELIGRYPLRGIKGPVGTAQDMLDLLGGDREKLAALEEQVAAHLGFERRFTSVGQVYPRSLDFEVVTALVQLAAAPSSLAKTIRLMAGHELVTEGFKEGQVGSSAMPHKMNTRSCERVNGLTVILRGYASMAGELAGDQWNEGDVSCSVVRRVALPDAFFAFDGLVETMLTVLAEFGAFPAVISAELDRYLPFLGTTKMLMAAVRAGMGREQAHELIKEHAVASALAMRSEGAPNRLLERLGGDERFPLDRAQLEALLADRVSFTGAAADQVEAVSQRVGEIVARYPRAAGYAPGAIL